In the Candidatus Abyssobacteria bacterium SURF_5 genome, CGCGTGAGGGCGACGATCGCTCCCTTCGTGGAAGCGTAATCAACCAGTTTCGGATGTCCGAGATAAGCGGTGATGGATGCGGAATTAATAATGACGCTGCCCTGAGCGAGGTGTGGAAGAGCCGCCTTGATCATGTAGAACATTGAGAAGATGTTGGTTTTGAAAGTCTTTTCAATCTGTTCGCCGCTGAGCGCAGCGAAATCTTCCACAACATGCTGTTCGCCCGCGTTATTTATCAAAATGTTCAATCTGCCGAAGGCTTTTATTGTCTTCTCAACCGCGCGGAAGCAGAAAGATTCCCGCCCAACGTCTCCGGAAATCAAAATGCACCGGCGCCCTTCAGCCTCCACCAGGCGCTTGGTGTCAGCGGCATCCTCATGCTCGCTCAAATACACGATTGCGACGTCCGCACCCTCTTTCGCAAAAAGGATGGCTACCGCGCGGCCGATGCCGCTGTCGCCGCCGGTGATCAGGGTGGCCTTATCGAGTAGTTTCTCGGAAGGTTTATAGTGTGCGCTTTCGGTGAGTGGCTTGGGTCGCATCTTCGAGCGGATGCCAGGTTGTTTCTGCCGCTGGCGCGGAAACTGTTTCTTTCCTTTCTCTGCCATTTCGGTTCCTTTCTCTTAATAGATCAGTCGGCGCGGAATTCGGCATGCGATTCGTGGATGGACAGACTTGTGAGGCTATGCTCGGCCTCCACCAGTATCCTCCACAAGTTCTCACTGTCTCCGAGACCGATTTTTATCAGGAAATAGATGATGCTCAAGCTGGCGCGGGCCTTGAACAACTCGACCTGCGCAAGGAAATCGTCGCCCGCATCCTCTGCATATTGCAGGTAAGTGGCAAGAAAGAAATCTTCATTCACCGTCTTCAGCACGTCCCGGTGATGGAAGAACTGGCTACGAAACTGGGTTATGAAAGTGCCGACGTCGAATGCGGGCGGCATGCAGTAGGAATCATCAAAGTCCACAGCTGAAATATAGCTGGATTCGCTGTCGTCGGGATTGTCCTGCCCGATGAATAAGTTTTTCGGGTGATAATCGCCATGCCCCTGGACCATGCGCTCAGGATGATGCAAATATAACACCCGCTCCGCTTCCAGGACATGGTTCGTGATCTCGCTGATGCGGCGGGCATGCTTCGGGTCGATTCGATCGGAATTGGAGACATAATGCGCCAGCCGGTGGGGCTCGGTCTCCATAAATTCGTCGGGCGGCGTTATCTGAAGCTTCATATTATGCAGATTCGCCAGCCATTGCGCCGCAAGCTGCAGATAGAACCGTGCATGCTCGACATCGGCTCGCAGGACCCGCTCAAAGAGGGTTCTCCCGCGAACTCCTTCCTCGATCAGGACCAACTCTTCCGCATCCGAACCAAGGGGACGCGGCACGCGAAATTTTCCG is a window encoding:
- a CDS encoding SDR family oxidoreductase, which translates into the protein MAEKGKKQFPRQRQKQPGIRSKMRPKPLTESAHYKPSEKLLDKATLITGGDSGIGRAVAILFAKEGADVAIVYLSEHEDAADTKRLVEAEGRRCILISGDVGRESFCFRAVEKTIKAFGRLNILINNAGEQHVVEDFAALSGEQIEKTFKTNIFSMFYMIKAALPHLAQGSVIINSASITAYLGHPKLVDYASTKGAIVALTRSLALKFVDRGIRVNGVAPGPIWTPLIPASYDEDHVAEFGGNTPMGRAGQPEEVAPCYVFLASNDSSYMTGQILHPNGGRIVNG